The sequence TGACCACCCGGCCGTTCTGCACCCGCGCGATCATGCCGCAACGGTTGAAGCACATGTCGCAGACCGTATAATGCGAGGTAATCGGAGCCTGCGGCGACGCTGCAGCAGCGTGCGCCGTGGACACATAGCCCTTCAGCGCAGGGACGCCGGCGGCGGTGGCCGCGACCGCCGCCGACGCCTGCAGAAATCCGCGTCTGGAGAGTGTTTTCCCTTCGGTTTTCATCCCGTGTTCCCTTGTCAAACTACCGGTGGCGGGTTTCAATATTCCTGCTCCTTCATGCATGTTCAAACTTCGTGGCCAATATTGGGCCGCGCGATCAGCCGCACTTGGCCGGGGTCGGGGAATCCTTGGCACCGTCGTGGAGATAACGGAAGATGTCCTGACGATCCTCATCGGAAATCTTGGACCACTCGTCCTTGCAGGGCAGGTCGCCGTAGTTCTCGAACACGGCCTTCCACTCGGCCTGGGTCTTGGCGTCGGGTCCGAGATAATGGGCGGGCTTGGCCCCCACGGGATTTTCCATATGGCACGGGCGGCAGTTCTGACGGAACAAAAAACGGCCCTTGCGCGCGTTGCCCGCTTCGCTGGCCACGGAAATGCCTACATAGGACACCAGGATCAGCGCAGCGGCGATGCCGATGAAAGTCTGCTTGTTCATGATTCACTCCTGTTCATATAAGATTGGATAAAAGGTTCTTTGTCATAGTATTGCCGGAATTTGTGAATATCGTAAAGCAGAACGCATACCAACACGCCCTTTCCAAACGAAGCATACTATCCTTCTGATTTATTGAAGGAAAAAAGAGAATGGCCCGGCGTGGTGCGGCTAAGCGGCATTGACAACTGTTTAATCGTGTAGCAGTTGTTAAAATGTTTTAAACAACTAACTCTAATTCCCGTTCAGGGCTCGTACGCCTCCGTGCGGCCTGAGGAGGGTCATGAATCGCTCTTTCCCCCCTGCTGCCAACCATAAGCCTCAACCCGCCCTCTCACCAACGCCGCCGCTAGAGACCCACTGGCACGAA is a genomic window of Desulfomicrobium baculatum DSM 4028 containing:
- a CDS encoding c-type cytochrome produces the protein MNKQTFIGIAAALILVSYVGISVASEAGNARKGRFLFRQNCRPCHMENPVGAKPAHYLGPDAKTQAEWKAVFENYGDLPCKDEWSKISDEDRQDIFRYLHDGAKDSPTPAKCG